In the genome of Nitratireductor sp. GISD-1A_MAKvit, the window CCATCCTCGCGCTTGTCGATGACCTGGCAGCCCGGCGCTTCGCGCAGGATCTCGCGTGCCTCATCAGCCGTGATCGGCTTGTCGAATTCGAGGTTCACAGCTTCCGCATGTCCGATGAACACCGGCACACGCACGCAGGTGGCCGTGAGCTTGATCTTCGGATCGAGCATTTTCTTGGTTTCGGCCACCATCTTCCACTCTTCCTTGGTAAAGCCGTCATCCATGAAGACGTCGATGTGAGGAATGCAGTTGAAGGCGATGCGCTTGGTGAATTTCTTCGCCGAGATCGGATCGGCGACGAAAACGGCGCGCGTCTGCTCAAACAGCTCGTCCATGCCTTCCTTGCCCGAGCCGGAAACCGACTGGTAGGTGGACACGACCACGCGCTTGATGGTCGCTGCCTCATGCAGTGGCTTCAACGCGACCACGAGCTGCGCGGTGGAGCAGTTCGGATTGGCGATGATGTTCTTCTTGGTGAAACCCTCGATCGCGTCGGCGTTCACTTCCGGAACGATCAGCGGCACATCCGGGTCGTAGCGCCAGGCCGACGAATTGTCGATCACGACGCAGCCCTGCTTTCCGATCTTCGGCGAATACTCCTTGGAGACCGATCCGCCAGCCGACATCAGGCAGATGTCCGTGTCGGAAAAGTCGTAGGATTCGAGTGCTTTCACCTTCAGCGTCTTGTCGCCGTAGGAAACCTCGGTGCCGACAGAACGGCGTGAAGCAAGCGGGACGATCTCGTCTGCCGGGAAGCCGCGCTCTTCGAGGATATTGAGCATTTCGCGGCCGACATTCCCCGTGGCGCCGGCGACAGCTATCTTGAAACCCATCTGGTTTGTTACTCCTGTCTCTCTCCGCTTGGCTTTGATTTGAAGGCCTGCATCTGGCAGGCACCTTCTCCCCGGCTGGGCCCGGGGAGAGAACGAGCAGCCGAGACGTCAGACCGTTTTGGTCGTCGTTTTGGCTGTCGTTTTGGTAAAGCGGAGACCGACGCTGCCGTTCCGGGCATCGTTCAAAAATCTTTGTGCTGATGGCGCTTCAAGGTGCGCGCGCATGGCAAAAGGGTCTCCGTTTCCGCGGGTTGTTTTACGCTGAATCGGGCGTAAGTCAATGAAAGAGCATGCGCGGCCGGCAGTGCCGGCCGCAAACGCGATCAGACCAGCGCCTTGTATTTGGCCACAATGGCATCACCCATGGCAGTCGTGCCAACCTCGGTCATGCCGTCGGACATCAGGTCCTTGGTGCGCAGACCGTCATCCAGAACCGCCGCGATGGCCTTCTCCAGTCGGTCTGCTTCTTCAACCATGTTGAAGGAGTAGCGCAGGCACATGGCGAAGGAGGCGATCATGGCGATCGGGTTTGCGATGCCCTGGCCGGCGATGTCCGGTGCGGAACCGTGCACAGGCTCATAGAGCGCCTTGCGGTTGCCGGTTTTTTCGTCTGGTGCGCCCAGCGAAGCCGAAGGCAGCATGCCGAGCGAACCGGTGAGCATGGCAGCAACGTCAGACAGCATGTCGCCGAACAGATTGTCGGTGACGATGACATCGAATTGCTTGGGCCAGCGCACGAGCTGCATGCCGCCGGCGTCGGCCAGCATGTGGGTCAGCTCGACGTCGGAATATTTTTCCTTGTGGGTGTTTGCGACAACCTCTTTCCAGAGCACGCCCGACTTCATCACATTGTGCTTTTCCATGGAGCAGACCTTGTTGCTCCGCGTGCGCGCCAGCTCGAAGGCGACGCCGGAAATGCGCTCGATCTCATAGGTGTCGTAAACCTGGGTGTCGATGCCGCGCTTCTGGCCATTGCCGAGGTCGAGGATTTCCTTGGGTTCACCGAAATAGACACCGCCCGTCAGCTCACGCACGATCAGGATGTCGAGGCCCTCGACTACCTCGGGCTTGAGAGACGAGGAGGCGGCGAGTGCCGGGTAGCAGATGGCCGGACGCAGATTGGCAAAAAGCTCCATCTCCTTGCGCAGGCGCAGAAGGCCGGCTTCCGGACGGACCTCATAGGGCACGCCGTCCCATTTGGGGCCGCCGACCGCACCGAACAACACGGCATCCGCCGCCATGGCCTTGTCCATGTCGGCATCGGAGATTGACTGGCCATGCGCATCATAGGCCGAGCCACCCACGAGGCCTTCCTCGGTCTCGAACCCGGCGTTGAAATCGGCGTTCATCATCTCGATGAGTTTCTTGACCTCGGCCATAGCCTCGGGGCCGATGCCGTCGCCGGGGAGAAGAAGGAGTTTGCGCGTTGCCATGAAAAGCCTCTCGAACTTGGGAATTCGAAGGACTTGCTAATCCGCTCTGCCCGATTGCGCAAGGCTGATGCCGTACGAAGCGGTACGGCTGGAGCAGAAGATGACGGGGCAAAGTGTGGATCTATGCGATCCAATGCATGGCGGAGTTGAGGCGGCGCTGGCCGCCTCTGTTATCCCGGCTTACGCCCACGGATGGCTTTCCGTGTATTTGTTCTCGAAGGTCTCGATGGCAGGGGCCTTCTCCATGGTGAGACCGATGTCGTCGAGGCCGTTCAACAGGCAATGCCGCTTGAAGGCATCGATCTCGAACTTCACCACACCGCCGTCGGGGCCGCGGATCTCCTGCTCTTCAAGATCGACCGTCAGCGTCGCGTTGGAACCACGCTGCGCGTCGTCCATCAGCATGTCCAGCTCTTCCTGGCTCACCTTGATGGGCAGAATGCCGTTCTTGAAGCAGTTGTTGTAGAAAATGTCGGCGAAGCTGGTGGAAATGACACAGCGAATACCGAAATCGAGCAACGCCCATGGCGCGTGCTCACGGCTCGAGCCGCAGCCGAAATTGTCGCCGGCGACGAGAATGCTGGCGTTGCGGTAAGCCGGCTTGTTGAGAACGAAATCCGGGTTCTCGGAACCATCCTCGTTAAAACGCATTTCGGCGAAAAGCCCAGCCCCGAGGCCGGTTCGCTTGATCGTCTTGAGATAGTCCTTCGGGATGATCATGTCGGTGTCGACATTGACGATCGGCATGGGCGCGGCAACGCCCGTCAGCTTGGTAAACTTGTCCATGAATCCTGGTCCGTTGTCTGCGCGGCCATTTTATCTGCCGCATCTCCATACACAAGCCAACCCCGCAAAGCAAAGCTCTCTTGGTTTTCGTCCCTCAAGCGCCGGGCGGGAGCATCCGCGCCCCTGGCTTTCGGCGCACAGGCGCTGGCGGCCGGTCGGCCTTGCCACACTGCTGCGCAGAATGGAAATCTTTCTTCCGTTCGGATTGTGCAGGGAAGTTTTCCCTTGGCCAATCGTCCTGCCTTGCTTCGAATGCAGTCCTGGGCCATGAAACGGGCATGCATCATCATCCAGTTCAGCTTCGCCGTTCCGTTCTTTACGTGCCTGCCAGCAATGAGAAGGCGCTGGCAAAAAGTGCAACGCTTGGCTGCGATGTGGTGATCTACGATCTGGAAGATGCCGTCGGGCCAGATGAGAAACTCGAAGCGCGTGAAAGGCTGCGGGCCTTCCTCAATGGCGGGGATCGTCCGCGCTGCGAGATCGTTGTGCGTATCAATGCGCTGTCCAGCGTGTGGGGAACGGAAGATTTTCTGGCCGCGCGGGCTGCAAAGCTGGACGCCATCCTTCTGCCCAAGGTCAATGGTCCCCGCGATGTTCTGGATGCGGATGCCGCGCTTGATGAAACCGATGCGCCTCGCGAGCTCAAGCTCTGGGCAATGATCGAGACACCGCGCGCCGTGCTCAATCTGGGGCCGATTGCAGAGCTCGGGCGTGACCCGGCTGCGCGTCTTTCCTGCCTCGTTGCAGGAACGAACGATCTTGCAAAGGAAAGCGGGGTCGCCCTGACTGAAGACCGGCGCTATCTGACCCCCTTTCTCTTCCAGCTCGTGATGGCGGCGCGCGCCGGTGGCATCTCGGTGCTTGACGGGGTCTCCAACGATTTTCGCGATCTCGATGCATTCGAGAATAGCTGCCGGGAAGCGCTTTCCATGGGCTTCGATGGCAAGACACTCATCCATCCGGCTCAGATCGCACCGGCCAATGCGGTGTTTGCTCCCTCGGCAGAGGCCATCGAAGAGGCAGAGGCGATCGTGGCGGCGTTTGCCGATCCGGAAAACGCGGGTCGCGGCGTGATTTCCCTCAACGGACGCATGGTGGAGCGGCTGCATCTGGAAATGGCGCAGACACTGCTTGAACGCGCAAACGCAATCAGAACAAGGGAAAGTGGAGAGACAGTCTGATGAGGCTTTATCGCTTTCTGACCGGACCGGACGACGCTGGTTTCTGTCACAAGGTCACGGCAGCGCTCAACAAGGGCTGGCTGCTTCATGGTTCTCCCAGCTATGCATTCGATCCGGAGTCCAAATCGATGCGGTGCGGGCAGGCGGTCTACAAGGAAATCGACGGGCTGGAATACACGCCGGAGATGAAGCTCGGCGAGTATTGAGGTCAGGCAACGGCTTCTTCGATGCGAGCCATGTCGTCGTCGGACAGCCCGAAATGATGGCCCACCTCGTGAATCAGCACATGCGTGATGATGTCGCCGAGTGTTTCCTCGTTTTCCGCCCAGTAGTCGAGAATGGCGCGGCGATAAAGCGTGATGCGGTTGGGGCCTTCTCCGGTCGCCGGGTTCCAGCGTTCGGCGATGCCGCGACCTTCAAACAGGCCCAGCAGGTCGAAAGGCGTCTCCAGTGCGAGATCGTCCATGATCTCTTCCGTGGGAAACTCCGCCACCTGTATGATGATCTCGCCGGTCAGCTTGCGAAACTCCTCGGGGAAGTTCGCATAGGCTTCAAGCGCCAACAGCTCCATTTCCTGAAGCGATGGCGA includes:
- a CDS encoding metallopeptidase family protein, whose protein sequence is MARIYQTRAWENQLSPSLQEMELLALEAYANFPEEFRKLTGEIIIQVAEFPTEEIMDDLALETPFDLLGLFEGRGIAERWNPATGEGPNRITLYRRAILDYWAENEETLGDIITHVLIHEVGHHFGLSDDDMARIEEAVA
- the leuB gene encoding 3-isopropylmalate dehydrogenase gives rise to the protein MATRKLLLLPGDGIGPEAMAEVKKLIEMMNADFNAGFETEEGLVGGSAYDAHGQSISDADMDKAMAADAVLFGAVGGPKWDGVPYEVRPEAGLLRLRKEMELFANLRPAICYPALAASSSLKPEVVEGLDILIVRELTGGVYFGEPKEILDLGNGQKRGIDTQVYDTYEIERISGVAFELARTRSNKVCSMEKHNVMKSGVLWKEVVANTHKEKYSDVELTHMLADAGGMQLVRWPKQFDVIVTDNLFGDMLSDVAAMLTGSLGMLPSASLGAPDEKTGNRKALYEPVHGSAPDIAGQGIANPIAMIASFAMCLRYSFNMVEEADRLEKAIAAVLDDGLRTKDLMSDGMTEVGTTAMGDAIVAKYKALV
- a CDS encoding DUF1737 domain-containing protein, with amino-acid sequence MRLYRFLTGPDDAGFCHKVTAALNKGWLLHGSPSYAFDPESKSMRCGQAVYKEIDGLEYTPEMKLGEY
- a CDS encoding aspartate-semialdehyde dehydrogenase gives rise to the protein MGFKIAVAGATGNVGREMLNILEERGFPADEIVPLASRRSVGTEVSYGDKTLKVKALESYDFSDTDICLMSAGGSVSKEYSPKIGKQGCVVIDNSSAWRYDPDVPLIVPEVNADAIEGFTKKNIIANPNCSTAQLVVALKPLHEAATIKRVVVSTYQSVSGSGKEGMDELFEQTRAVFVADPISAKKFTKRIAFNCIPHIDVFMDDGFTKEEWKMVAETKKMLDPKIKLTATCVRVPVFIGHAEAVNLEFDKPITADEAREILREAPGCQVIDKREDGGYITPYESAGEDATYISRLREDPTVDNGLALWVVADNLRKGAALNTVQIAELLVAKGLIQPKKEAA
- a CDS encoding CoA ester lyase encodes the protein MHHHPVQLRRSVLYVPASNEKALAKSATLGCDVVIYDLEDAVGPDEKLEARERLRAFLNGGDRPRCEIVVRINALSSVWGTEDFLAARAAKLDAILLPKVNGPRDVLDADAALDETDAPRELKLWAMIETPRAVLNLGPIAELGRDPAARLSCLVAGTNDLAKESGVALTEDRRYLTPFLFQLVMAARAGGISVLDGVSNDFRDLDAFENSCREALSMGFDGKTLIHPAQIAPANAVFAPSAEAIEEAEAIVAAFADPENAGRGVISLNGRMVERLHLEMAQTLLERANAIRTRESGETV
- the leuD gene encoding 3-isopropylmalate dehydratase small subunit; the protein is MDKFTKLTGVAAPMPIVNVDTDMIIPKDYLKTIKRTGLGAGLFAEMRFNEDGSENPDFVLNKPAYRNASILVAGDNFGCGSSREHAPWALLDFGIRCVISTSFADIFYNNCFKNGILPIKVSQEELDMLMDDAQRGSNATLTVDLEEQEIRGPDGGVVKFEIDAFKRHCLLNGLDDIGLTMEKAPAIETFENKYTESHPWA